In Agrobacterium sp. RAC06, a single window of DNA contains:
- a CDS encoding cytochrome c oxidase subunit 3, translating into MAEAHQKNHDYHIIDPSPWPLLASIGAFVLTFGGVGYMRYLNGGSLNLFGVDWANPWLFYIGLAIVLFTMFAWWADTIKEAHEGHHTRVVSLHLRYGMIMFIASEVMFFVAWFWAFFDASLFANEAIQTSRVEFTGGQWPPVGIEVVDPWHLPLYNTVILLLSGTCVTWAHHAMLHNDRKGLVYGLLLTVLLGVLFSFVQAYEYAVSPFDFKNSIYGATFFMATGFHGFHVLVGTIFLIVCLFRALAGHFTPQQHFGFEAAAWYWHFVDVVWLFLFFAIYIWGDWGAPLAH; encoded by the coding sequence ATGGCCGAAGCGCACCAGAAGAACCACGACTACCACATCATCGATCCGAGCCCCTGGCCGCTTCTGGCCTCGATCGGCGCCTTCGTCCTCACCTTCGGTGGCGTCGGCTACATGCGCTACCTCAACGGCGGTTCGCTGAACCTGTTCGGCGTGGATTGGGCCAACCCTTGGCTCTTCTACATCGGCCTTGCGATCGTGCTTTTCACCATGTTCGCCTGGTGGGCAGACACCATCAAGGAAGCCCACGAAGGTCATCACACCCGCGTCGTGTCGCTGCACCTGCGCTATGGCATGATCATGTTCATCGCTTCTGAAGTGATGTTCTTCGTTGCCTGGTTCTGGGCCTTCTTCGATGCCAGCCTCTTCGCCAACGAAGCGATCCAGACGAGCCGCGTCGAGTTCACCGGTGGCCAGTGGCCGCCCGTTGGCATCGAGGTTGTCGATCCCTGGCACCTGCCGCTCTACAACACCGTCATCCTGCTGCTCTCGGGCACCTGTGTGACCTGGGCCCACCATGCCATGCTGCACAACGACCGCAAGGGCCTCGTCTACGGCTTGCTCTTGACCGTGCTGCTCGGCGTCCTGTTCTCCTTCGTGCAGGCCTATGAATACGCAGTCTCGCCCTTCGACTTCAAGAACTCGATCTATGGCGCGACCTTCTTCATGGCGACGGGCTTCCACGGTTTCCACGTTCTGGTCGGTACGATCTTCCTGATCGTCTGCCTGTTCCGTGCGCTTGCCGGCCACTTTACCCCGCAGCAGCACTTCGGCTTCGAAGCCGCCGCCTGGTACTGGCACTTCGTCGACGTGGTCTGGCTGTTCCTCTTCTTCGCCATCTACATCTGGGGCGACTGGGGTGCACCGCTCGCCCATTGA
- a CDS encoding invasion associated locus B family protein, which yields MGLPRLAWSSLTASAVLMAALATPALSQQQQQQPGSIRSNHGAWSVICDKPAGASEEQCALMQNVIAEDRPEVGLSVVVLKTADRKARILRILAPLGVLLKDGMELFVDGNNIGRAYFTRCFSEGCYVEVEIDEELMKILRAGQAAVFALRESADQDRVGIPIELAGFGEGYDTLP from the coding sequence ATGGGTCTGCCTAGACTTGCCTGGTCGAGCCTGACCGCGAGCGCCGTGCTGATGGCCGCACTCGCCACTCCGGCGCTGAGCCAGCAACAGCAACAACAGCCGGGCTCGATCCGCTCCAACCACGGCGCCTGGTCTGTCATCTGCGACAAGCCGGCCGGCGCTTCGGAAGAACAATGTGCGCTGATGCAGAACGTTATTGCGGAAGACAGGCCGGAAGTCGGCCTTTCCGTCGTCGTGCTGAAGACCGCTGATCGCAAGGCCCGCATCCTGCGCATTCTCGCACCGCTCGGCGTTCTCCTGAAGGACGGCATGGAGCTCTTCGTCGACGGCAACAATATCGGTCGGGCCTATTTCACCCGCTGTTTCTCAGAAGGCTGCTATGTCGAAGTCGAGATCGACGAAGAGCTGATGAAGATCCTGCGGGCCGGCCAGGCAGCCGTCTTTGCGCTTCGCGAATCGGCAGACCAGGACCGCGTCGGCATTCCGATCGAGCTTGCCGGCTTCGGCGAAGGCTATGACACACTGCCGTAA
- a CDS encoding type II toxin-antitoxin system HicA family toxin, which yields MRSSAVIAALKADGWYEVSTKGSHVQFKHEKKPGRVTVPHPKRDLPIGTLKNIEKQSSLKLR from the coding sequence ATGAGGAGTTCAGCAGTTATCGCCGCGTTGAAAGCTGACGGGTGGTATGAAGTCTCCACCAAGGGCAGTCATGTGCAGTTCAAGCATGAGAAGAAGCCCGGCCGCGTCACTGTCCCTCATCCGAAGAGAGATCTGCCAATCGGCACCCTGAAAAATATCGAGAAACAGTCTTCGTTGAAGCTGAGGTGA
- a CDS encoding heme o synthase, protein MTVIDNRDVFGIEGEVRLSEANPRDFFALLKPRVMSLVVFTALAGLVLAPGEINPIIGFIAILCIAVGAGASGALNMWYDADIDAIMSRTATRPVPAGRVTPEEALAFGLVLSVFSVGVLGLAVNWFAAGLLAFTIFFYAVVYTMWLKRSTSQNIVIGGAAGAFPPMVGWACVTGGVSLDSFILFMIIFLWTPAHFWALALFKMKDYGDVGVPMMPNVAGIPSTKRQIAVYAVLTAITGVLPTFTGLSSIGYGIVAALLGAIFVHCSIAVWRMADGDEKMVPAKKLFAYSIFYLFAIFSALMIDFYVAPFAASLGGAA, encoded by the coding sequence ATGACGGTCATCGACAATCGCGACGTATTCGGCATCGAAGGCGAGGTTCGCCTGTCCGAAGCGAACCCGCGCGATTTCTTCGCGCTCCTGAAGCCGCGGGTCATGTCGCTCGTCGTCTTCACGGCGCTTGCCGGCTTGGTTCTTGCGCCCGGCGAAATCAATCCGATCATCGGCTTCATCGCGATCCTCTGCATCGCAGTTGGCGCCGGCGCATCCGGCGCGCTGAACATGTGGTACGATGCCGACATCGACGCCATCATGAGCCGCACGGCGACCCGTCCGGTACCGGCCGGTCGCGTCACGCCGGAAGAGGCGCTCGCCTTCGGCCTCGTCCTCTCGGTGTTTTCGGTCGGCGTGCTTGGCCTCGCCGTGAACTGGTTTGCCGCCGGTCTGCTCGCCTTCACCATCTTCTTCTACGCCGTCGTCTATACGATGTGGCTGAAGCGCTCGACCTCGCAGAACATCGTCATCGGCGGTGCGGCCGGCGCCTTTCCGCCCATGGTCGGCTGGGCCTGCGTGACGGGTGGTGTGTCGCTCGACAGCTTCATCCTCTTCATGATCATCTTCCTTTGGACGCCGGCGCATTTCTGGGCGCTCGCGCTGTTCAAGATGAAGGATTACGGTGATGTCGGCGTGCCTATGATGCCGAACGTCGCAGGCATCCCGTCGACCAAGCGTCAGATCGCGGTATACGCCGTGCTGACGGCCATCACCGGTGTGCTGCCGACCTTCACCGGCCTGTCTTCGATCGGTTACGGCATTGTAGCAGCCCTTCTTGGCGCAATCTTCGTGCACTGTTCCATCGCCGTCTGGCGCATGGCCGACGGCGACGAAAAGATGGTGCCGGCCAAGAAGCTGTTCGCCTATTCGATCTTCTATCTCTTCGCGATCTTCTCGGCCCTGATGATCGACTTTTACGTCGCGCCCTTTGCGGCAAGCCTCGGAGGTGCCGCCTGA
- the coxB gene encoding cytochrome c oxidase subunit II, with the protein MMKRTYAALAALACLLFASVGFADQPKPWQMGMQEPATSIMEFNSWFEQYTLWFIVPITIFVLILLIVVVVKFRAAANPVPSKTSHNTTIEIVWTVAPVLILFAIAIPSFNLLTYQLKMPENPDITIKATATQWLWSYEYEGEQAVSFDSYMLKETDRADAGKEDVARYPRLLAVDNEVVVPVGKTVRLLVTAAPTDVIHAFAMPAFGIKIDAIPGRLNETWFRADREGLYYGQCSELCGKDHAYMPIAIRVVTDEQYATWLEAATSDLSGANRALMAAVDGAPAVQTAENTTN; encoded by the coding sequence GTGATGAAGAGAACCTATGCAGCCTTGGCCGCTTTGGCCTGTCTGCTTTTCGCTTCTGTAGGCTTCGCCGATCAGCCGAAGCCCTGGCAGATGGGTATGCAGGAACCAGCCACCTCCATCATGGAGTTCAACAGCTGGTTCGAGCAGTACACACTGTGGTTCATCGTTCCGATCACCATCTTTGTTCTGATTCTCCTGATCGTCGTGGTCGTGAAGTTCCGCGCCGCCGCCAATCCGGTGCCGTCGAAGACGAGCCACAATACGACGATCGAGATCGTCTGGACGGTTGCTCCGGTTCTCATTCTCTTCGCGATTGCGATCCCGTCCTTCAACCTGCTGACCTACCAGCTGAAGATGCCGGAAAACCCCGACATCACCATCAAGGCGACCGCCACCCAATGGCTCTGGTCCTACGAATATGAGGGCGAGCAGGCCGTCTCCTTCGACAGCTACATGCTGAAGGAAACCGACCGCGCCGACGCCGGCAAGGAAGATGTCGCACGTTATCCGCGCCTTCTGGCCGTCGACAACGAAGTCGTCGTTCCCGTCGGCAAGACGGTTCGTCTGCTTGTCACGGCCGCCCCCACCGACGTTATTCACGCTTTCGCAATGCCGGCCTTCGGCATCAAGATCGACGCCATCCCGGGCCGCCTGAACGAAACCTGGTTCCGCGCCGACCGTGAAGGTCTCTACTACGGCCAGTGTTCGGAGCTGTGTGGCAAGGACCACGCCTACATGCCGATCGCCATCCGCGTCGTCACCGACGAGCAGTATGCGACCTGGCTTGAGGCTGCGACCTCGGATCTGTCGGGCGCCAACCGCGCTCTCATGGCTGCTGTTGACGGCGCTCCCGCCGTCCAGACTGCCGAAAACACAACGAACTGA
- the ispH gene encoding 4-hydroxy-3-methylbut-2-enyl diphosphate reductase: MHLNRPPLTIRLCGPRGFCAGVDRAIQIVVLALKRYGAPVYVRHEIVHNRYVVEGLEAKGAIFVEELDEIPAEHRQQPVVFSAHGVPKSVPEDAASRNLFYLDATCPLVSKVHKQAMRHERLGRHVILIGHEGHPEVIGTMGQLPPGSVSLIETVEDADAYEPANPDNLGYVTQTTLSVDDTAGVIARLMERFPNLTAPSADSICYATTNRQEAVKQAAPGCDLFIVVGAPNSSNSKRLVEVALRAGATRSMLVQRASEIDWSEIGEIGTLGISAGASAPEVIVDEIIDAFRQRFDAKVELAITAEENEHFLVNRELRDVELTREDMAWVNG, encoded by the coding sequence ATGCACCTGAACCGCCCCCCTCTGACGATCAGGCTTTGCGGCCCGCGCGGCTTCTGCGCCGGCGTCGATCGCGCGATCCAGATCGTCGTGCTCGCCCTCAAGCGTTATGGCGCGCCGGTTTATGTGCGGCACGAGATCGTGCATAACCGCTATGTCGTGGAGGGGCTGGAAGCCAAGGGCGCGATCTTCGTCGAGGAACTCGACGAGATCCCCGCCGAACATCGCCAGCAGCCGGTGGTCTTCTCCGCCCATGGCGTGCCGAAATCGGTGCCGGAGGATGCGGCAAGCCGCAACCTCTTCTATCTCGATGCCACCTGTCCGCTGGTCTCCAAGGTCCACAAGCAGGCCATGCGCCATGAGCGCCTTGGCCGCCATGTCATCCTGATTGGTCACGAAGGCCATCCGGAAGTCATTGGCACCATGGGCCAGCTGCCGCCGGGAAGCGTCTCGCTGATCGAAACGGTCGAGGATGCGGATGCCTACGAGCCCGCCAATCCCGACAATCTCGGCTATGTCACGCAGACGACGTTGTCCGTTGATGACACGGCAGGCGTCATCGCCCGCCTCATGGAGCGCTTCCCCAACCTGACGGCGCCCTCCGCCGATAGCATCTGCTACGCGACGACCAACCGCCAGGAAGCCGTAAAGCAAGCCGCCCCCGGCTGCGATCTCTTCATCGTCGTCGGCGCTCCCAATTCGTCGAACTCGAAGCGCCTCGTCGAAGTCGCCTTGAGGGCAGGGGCGACGCGCTCGATGCTGGTCCAGCGCGCATCCGAAATCGACTGGTCTGAAATCGGCGAGATCGGAACCCTCGGCATTTCCGCCGGCGCCTCAGCGCCTGAGGTCATCGTCGACGAGATCATCGACGCCTTCCGCCAGCGCTTCGATGCCAAGGTCGAACTGGCCATAACGGCGGAAGAAAACGAACATTTCCTCGTGAACCGCGAATTGCGCGATGTCGAACTGACACGGGAGGACATGGCCTGGGTCAATGGCTGA
- a CDS encoding putative bifunctional diguanylate cyclase/phosphodiesterase has translation MDLPPTARLAHDFAATMNLALIVVDSQGNIRFANAAFCAMFGYEAEQVRGRQITMIIPERMRGAHSAGMANAASGAKPGLAGKPVEVSALKSDGTEFPIEITLSMWTSEGEFWAGATIRDISERRERDARLMRLASHDTLTGLRNRHEFMTVLAEKLSSGAACSLLMIDLDGFKDVNDMHGHLVGDSLLQAVGVRLPYLLGDKTVIGRLGGDEFAVLFPDSGDPVVAKREAARILDAFRKPFSLGGLELELGASIGIALAPAHGREAEELLASADFALYRAKAAGGRAYRFFETSMRNESQAKRDMRDRLRRALHKNELEIYYQPQVDLSTRKVVGFEALIRWNHPDLGLLLPGAFLPSLEQSSLASDIGWWTIEEACQMAADLNRQDGRYRIAVNLFPQQFRSPHLCDRVSDALERHQVAPEWLELEITEEVALNDADASVQALKAIRDIGVGVAFDDFGTGFASLSSLQRYPLTTLKIDRGFIRDIRTRTSDAAITRALVAMSTEMGLRTVAEGIEGPEQESVLRDIGCQEGQGYLYGRPMRKEDALRCINNAGTIGKPLRVNGL, from the coding sequence ATGGATCTCCCTCCGACTGCTCGCCTGGCACATGACTTTGCTGCAACAATGAACCTCGCGCTCATCGTGGTCGACAGCCAAGGCAACATCCGCTTCGCCAATGCCGCCTTCTGCGCCATGTTCGGTTACGAAGCCGAGCAGGTTCGTGGCCGACAGATCACGATGATCATCCCAGAGCGCATGCGCGGCGCCCATTCTGCCGGCATGGCCAATGCTGCGTCGGGCGCCAAGCCGGGGCTGGCGGGAAAACCGGTGGAAGTGTCCGCGCTGAAGAGCGACGGAACGGAATTTCCGATCGAGATCACGCTTTCCATGTGGACTTCAGAGGGCGAATTCTGGGCCGGGGCCACCATTCGTGACATCTCCGAGCGGCGCGAGCGCGACGCGCGGTTGATGCGCCTTGCCTCGCATGACACGCTGACCGGCCTGCGAAACCGCCACGAATTCATGACCGTTCTTGCTGAAAAGCTGTCGTCGGGTGCTGCCTGCTCTCTCCTGATGATTGATCTGGACGGCTTCAAGGACGTCAACGATATGCATGGCCATCTTGTCGGTGACAGCCTCCTGCAAGCGGTCGGGGTGCGCCTGCCCTATCTGCTCGGCGACAAGACGGTGATCGGACGCCTCGGCGGCGACGAGTTTGCAGTGCTCTTCCCCGACAGTGGTGATCCGGTCGTTGCAAAAAGAGAGGCAGCGCGAATTCTCGACGCCTTTCGCAAGCCCTTCAGCCTTGGTGGTCTGGAGCTGGAACTGGGGGCGAGCATCGGCATCGCGCTTGCGCCTGCGCATGGACGTGAGGCCGAGGAATTGCTGGCCTCGGCCGATTTTGCCCTCTACCGCGCCAAGGCGGCCGGCGGTCGTGCCTATCGGTTCTTCGAGACATCCATGCGCAACGAGAGCCAGGCCAAACGCGACATGCGCGACCGGCTGCGCCGCGCGTTGCACAAGAATGAACTCGAAATCTATTACCAGCCACAGGTGGATCTGAGCACGCGCAAAGTGGTCGGTTTCGAAGCGCTGATCCGATGGAACCATCCCGACCTCGGTCTCCTTTTGCCCGGCGCATTCCTGCCTTCCCTGGAGCAAAGCTCATTGGCCAGCGATATCGGCTGGTGGACCATCGAAGAAGCCTGCCAGATGGCGGCAGACCTCAATCGGCAGGACGGCCGATACCGGATCGCCGTCAATCTTTTCCCGCAACAGTTCCGGTCGCCACATCTATGCGACCGTGTGAGCGATGCACTGGAACGCCACCAGGTGGCGCCGGAGTGGCTGGAACTGGAAATCACCGAAGAGGTGGCGTTGAACGATGCGGACGCGAGTGTGCAGGCTCTGAAGGCGATCCGCGATATCGGTGTCGGCGTCGCATTCGACGATTTCGGGACAGGTTTTGCATCGCTGAGTTCGTTGCAGCGCTACCCGCTGACCACCCTGAAAATTGACCGAGGCTTCATCCGCGACATTCGCACGCGCACCTCGGACGCGGCAATTACCCGCGCGCTCGTCGCGATGAGCACGGAAATGGGCTTGCGGACGGTGGCCGAGGGGATCGAGGGCCCCGAACAAGAAAGCGTCTTGCGCGATATCGGCTGCCAGGAAGGCCAGGGTTATCTGTATGGTCGGCCGATGCGGAAAGAGGATGCGCTGAGATGCATAAACAATGCTGGAACGATCGGCAAACCCCTCCGCGTCAACGGACTCTGA
- a CDS encoding cytochrome c oxidase assembly protein — MRLRTVTVSNENIKVSNRRNVGVATACVVFVGGMVGMAYAAVPLYQLFCQVTGYGGTTQRVEQVSDVVLDRTINVTFDANAASGLNWDFKAVDKKVTPKIGETVQITYTATNNSPHPVTGEAVFNVTPGEAGAYFNKVQCFCFTETTLQPGETLEMPVVFFVDPAIVEADETKGIGTITLSYTFYPRADQAPVAALAVEEDKGQPKL; from the coding sequence ATGAGGCTTCGCACCGTGACTGTATCGAACGAGAACATCAAGGTTTCGAACCGCCGCAATGTTGGCGTAGCGACCGCCTGTGTCGTCTTCGTCGGCGGCATGGTGGGTATGGCCTATGCGGCCGTTCCGCTCTATCAGCTGTTCTGCCAGGTGACCGGCTATGGCGGCACGACCCAGCGGGTGGAGCAGGTCTCGGACGTGGTCCTGGATCGTACGATCAACGTGACCTTCGACGCCAATGCAGCGTCCGGTCTGAACTGGGATTTCAAGGCGGTCGACAAGAAGGTGACGCCGAAGATCGGCGAGACCGTTCAGATCACCTATACCGCGACGAACAATTCGCCCCATCCGGTCACGGGTGAGGCGGTCTTCAACGTCACCCCCGGCGAAGCCGGAGCCTACTTCAATAAAGTCCAGTGCTTCTGCTTCACTGAAACCACGTTGCAGCCGGGCGAGACACTGGAAATGCCGGTCGTCTTCTTCGTTGACCCCGCCATCGTCGAGGCGGATGAGACAAAGGGCATCGGAACGATTACCCTGTCCTACACCTTCTATCCGCGCGCAGATCAGGCGCCGGTGGCCGCACTCGCGGTCGAGGAAGACAAAGGACAGCCGAAACTGTGA
- the ctaD gene encoding cytochrome c oxidase subunit I, whose product MAGSVAHDEHAHHDHKPGFFARWFLSTNHKDIGTLYLIFAIVAGIIGAALSVAMRMELQDPGIQIFHGLAQMVYGFEGDAAIDGGKHMYNVFTTAHALIMIFFMVMPALIGGFANWMIPIMIGAPDMAFPRLNNISFWLIVPAFLLLVLSMFVEGPAGAYGVGGGWTLYPPLATSGQPGPAVDLAIFALHVSGASSILGAINFITTILNMRAPGMTLHKMPLFAWAVLVTAFLLLLSLPVLAGGITMLLTDRNFGTAFFSPEGGGDPVLYQHLFWFFGHPEVYILILPGFGIVSHIISTFSKKPVFGYLGMAYAMVGIGAVGFVVWAHHMYTVGLSLQAQRYFLFATMVIAVPTGIKIFSWIATMWGGSLTFKTPMVWSIGFIFLFTVGGVTGVQLANAGLDRSLHDTYYVVAHFHYVLSLGAVFAIFAGWYYWFPKITGYMYNEFVGHLHFWVMFIGVNLVFFPQHFLGLAGMPRRYIDYPDAYAGWNYVSSIGSYISAFAVLVFLYGVFEAFAKKRVAGDNPWGEGATTLEWQLSSPPPYHQWEQLPKIK is encoded by the coding sequence ATGGCTGGCTCTGTTGCCCACGACGAACACGCACATCACGACCATAAGCCGGGCTTCTTCGCTCGCTGGTTTCTGTCCACCAACCACAAGGACATTGGTACCCTCTACCTGATCTTCGCGATCGTCGCGGGTATCATCGGTGCCGCCCTCTCGGTTGCCATGCGTATGGAGCTCCAGGACCCGGGCATCCAGATCTTCCACGGTCTGGCCCAGATGGTCTACGGCTTCGAAGGTGATGCTGCCATCGACGGCGGCAAGCACATGTACAACGTCTTCACGACGGCGCACGCCCTGATCATGATCTTCTTCATGGTCATGCCGGCGCTGATCGGCGGCTTCGCCAACTGGATGATCCCGATCATGATCGGCGCACCGGACATGGCCTTCCCGCGCCTCAACAACATCTCGTTCTGGCTGATCGTCCCGGCCTTCCTGCTGCTCGTCCTCTCGATGTTCGTCGAAGGTCCGGCAGGCGCCTATGGCGTCGGTGGCGGCTGGACGCTCTATCCGCCGCTGGCGACCTCTGGACAGCCTGGACCGGCGGTTGACCTCGCGATCTTCGCGCTTCACGTCTCCGGTGCGTCCTCGATCCTCGGTGCAATCAACTTCATCACCACGATCCTGAACATGCGCGCTCCGGGCATGACGCTGCACAAGATGCCGCTCTTTGCATGGGCCGTTCTGGTCACCGCCTTCCTGCTGCTGCTGTCGCTCCCGGTTCTCGCCGGCGGCATCACCATGCTGCTGACCGACCGCAACTTCGGCACGGCCTTCTTCTCGCCTGAAGGCGGTGGTGACCCGGTTCTCTACCAGCACCTGTTCTGGTTCTTCGGTCACCCGGAAGTCTACATCCTGATCCTGCCCGGTTTCGGCATTGTCAGCCACATCATCTCGACCTTCTCGAAGAAGCCGGTCTTCGGTTATCTCGGCATGGCCTATGCCATGGTCGGCATCGGTGCTGTCGGCTTCGTCGTGTGGGCTCACCACATGTACACGGTCGGCCTGTCGCTCCAGGCGCAGCGCTACTTCCTCTTCGCAACCATGGTCATCGCGGTGCCGACCGGCATCAAGATCTTCTCGTGGATTGCAACGATGTGGGGCGGTTCGCTGACCTTCAAGACCCCGATGGTCTGGTCGATCGGCTTCATCTTCCTGTTCACCGTCGGTGGCGTCACGGGCGTCCAGCTCGCCAATGCCGGCCTCGACCGTTCGCTGCATGACACCTACTACGTCGTGGCCCACTTCCACTACGTTCTGTCGCTCGGCGCCGTCTTCGCGATCTTCGCCGGCTGGTACTACTGGTTCCCGAAGATCACCGGCTACATGTACAACGAGTTCGTTGGCCACCTTCACTTCTGGGTCATGTTCATCGGCGTGAACCTGGTGTTCTTCCCGCAGCACTTCCTCGGCCTTGCCGGCATGCCGCGCCGCTACATCGACTATCCGGATGCCTATGCCGGCTGGAACTATGTCTCGTCGATCGGCTCCTACATCTCGGCCTTTGCGGTTCTCGTCTTCCTCTACGGCGTCTTCGAAGCCTTCGCCAAGAAGCGCGTCGCTGGCGACAACCCCTGGGGTGAAGGTGCGACCACGCTGGAATGGCAGCTGTCTTCGCCGCCGCCGTACCACCAGTGGGAACAGCTGCCGAAGATCAAGTAA
- a CDS encoding DUF983 domain-containing protein, which translates to MTEDSAKFPPVDPVKAALTASCPRCGNGKLFDGFSKPRARCNSCGLDLSWVDAGDGPAIFVILLADLLVVGFAVWVELTYQPSMWLHILVFAPLGVALTLWLMRFLKALLIALQYKHNASQGVIDRG; encoded by the coding sequence GTGACCGAAGACAGCGCAAAATTCCCGCCGGTGGATCCGGTCAAGGCGGCACTGACCGCGTCGTGCCCCCGCTGCGGCAATGGCAAGCTCTTCGACGGCTTCAGTAAACCGAGGGCACGCTGCAATTCCTGCGGCCTCGATCTCTCCTGGGTCGACGCCGGCGATGGTCCGGCAATCTTCGTCATCCTGCTTGCCGACTTGCTCGTCGTTGGCTTCGCGGTCTGGGTGGAACTCACCTATCAGCCCTCGATGTGGCTGCACATCCTCGTTTTTGCTCCGCTCGGTGTGGCGCTGACTCTCTGGCTCATGCGTTTCCTGAAGGCATTGCTGATCGCCCTGCAATACAAGCACAATGCCTCCCAAGGGGTGATCGATCGTGGCTGA
- a CDS encoding SURF1 family protein — protein MNEANREGRRTWRFWLALVLVPAALAILLSLGTWQVNRLHWKESLLADIQERSTAAPVDVATLERLLSTGEPVDYRHATAGGRYLHDKERHFLATFQGQSGFYIYTPLELADGRYLLVNRGFVPYDRKESAGRAEGQIEGAQTVTGLARAELTEKPSSLVPDNDEQANIFYWKDLSRMAASVDLPADRVLPFFLDADSTPVAGGLPRGGVTQIDLPNNHMQYVITWYGLAVALVAVAVAGLFRRKTR, from the coding sequence ATGAACGAGGCAAATCGCGAGGGTCGCCGCACCTGGCGTTTCTGGCTTGCCCTGGTTCTGGTGCCGGCAGCGCTCGCCATCCTGCTGTCGCTCGGCACCTGGCAGGTCAACCGGCTGCACTGGAAGGAAAGTCTGCTCGCGGACATCCAGGAACGCAGCACGGCCGCCCCCGTGGATGTTGCCACGTTGGAGCGCCTGCTCTCGACCGGCGAACCTGTCGACTATCGTCACGCCACCGCCGGCGGCCGCTACCTGCATGACAAGGAGCGCCATTTCCTGGCGACCTTCCAGGGCCAGTCAGGCTTTTACATCTACACCCCGCTCGAACTCGCGGACGGCCGCTATCTCCTCGTCAACCGCGGCTTCGTTCCCTATGACCGCAAGGAGTCCGCCGGACGTGCCGAAGGACAGATCGAAGGTGCGCAGACGGTCACCGGCCTTGCCCGGGCGGAGTTGACGGAAAAGCCCTCTTCGCTTGTTCCCGACAATGACGAGCAGGCGAACATCTTCTACTGGAAGGATCTAAGCCGCATGGCCGCTTCCGTGGATCTGCCGGCCGATCGCGTTCTGCCCTTCTTCCTCGATGCCGATTCGACCCCGGTCGCCGGTGGTCTGCCCCGGGGCGGCGTGACGCAGATCGACCTGCCCAACAATCACATGCAATATGTCATCACCTGGTACGGTCTGGCAGTTGCCCTCGTGGCCGTCGCGGTCGCAGGTCTGTTCAGGCGCAAAACCCGATAG
- a CDS encoding DUF1304 domain-containing protein, producing the protein MSYLASTLVALVALEHIYILILEMFLWTTPTGRRAFGMKPEQAEATKVMAANQGLYNGFLAAGLIWGLLHPDVAFGFQIQLFFLGCVLVAGLYGGATASRKIFVIQALPAALAIIAVLIAG; encoded by the coding sequence ATGTCCTATCTCGCTTCGACACTGGTCGCGCTCGTCGCGCTTGAACACATCTATATTCTGATCCTCGAGATGTTTCTCTGGACCACGCCGACCGGCCGCCGTGCCTTCGGCATGAAACCCGAACAGGCCGAAGCGACCAAGGTCATGGCGGCCAACCAGGGCCTCTATAACGGCTTCCTCGCCGCAGGCCTGATCTGGGGCCTGCTGCACCCGGATGTCGCCTTCGGTTTTCAAATTCAGTTGTTTTTCCTTGGCTGTGTACTGGTCGCGGGCCTATATGGGGGAGCAACGGCCTCGCGGAAGATCTTTGTCATTCAGGCTCTTCCGGCGGCACTCGCCATTATCGCTGTCCTGATTGCCGGTTGA